The following proteins come from a genomic window of Gossypium raimondii isolate GPD5lz chromosome 5, ASM2569854v1, whole genome shotgun sequence:
- the LOC105770855 gene encoding phenylalanine N-monooxygenase CYP79D16: MDNAASALFTSSLSRFITVSSISFATFLSICSTFAVMAFAFYFLFKFLSGGNGKTKQAPLPPLLLKPWPIVGNLPEMLINKPTFRWIHELMKGITTGIACIRFGNVHVIVITCPEISCQFLKNQDAVFASRPVSMSTDVTTKGYLTTALVPFGDQWKKMKKVLMGELLSTTRHRWLHEKRVEEADNLVRYVYNLCTSAGGLVNVRVASQQYCGNVPRKMLFNRRYFGEGKEDGGPGFEEEEHISAVFTILAYLYSFCVSDYLPRLRGLDLDGHEKVMAGALAVMQKYHDPIIDERIQQWRNGEKEDVDDLLDVMISMKDAHDDPILTPDEIKAQITEIMIATVDNPSNAVEWALAEMLNQPEIMEKAAEEIDRVVGRERLVQETDFTNLNYVKACAREAFRLHPIAPFNVPHVSVADTTVANYFIPKGSHVLLSRTGLGRNPKFWDDPLKFKPERHLKGDGVSLALTESELRFISFSTGMRGCKGVLLGTSMTVMLFARLLQCFTWTIPPTSQKPIDLSEAKYNLFLANPLVAVAKPRLPSHVYASLSLN, encoded by the exons GTGCATTGTTCACCTCTTCCTTGAGTCGTTTCATCACTGTGTCCTCAATTTCTTTCGCCACTTTTCTGAGCATCTGCTCCACCTTTGCTGTCATGGCATTCGCTTTCTATTTCCTCTTCAAGTTCCTGTCTGGAGGTAACGGGAAAACAAAGCAAGCCCCTCTCCCACCCCTCCTCCTGAAACCTTGGCCTATTGTGGGAAATCTCCCTGAGATGCTTATAAACAAGCCCACATTTAGGTGGATACATGAACTGATGAAGGGTATTACTACGGGCATTGCATGCATCCGCTTTGGAAATGTGCATGTAATTGTCATCACTTGTCCTGAAATCAGTTGTCAATTCCTGAAAAACCAGGACGCTGTTTTTGCATCGAGGCCAGTTAGCATGTCCACTGATGTCACCACTAAAGGCTACTTAACAACAGCTCTGGTGCCCTTTGGAGACCAAtggaaaaagatgaagaaagtGCTGATGGGCGAATTGCTTTCCACAACCCGCCACCGGTGGCTGCATGAAAAAAGGGTTGAAGAAGCTGATAACCTTGTGCGTTACGTGTATAACCTGTGCACGTCTGCAGGCGGCCTGGTAAACGTGAGGGTGGCATCACAACAGTATTGCGGCAATGTACCAAGAAAAATGCTGTTCAACAGGAGGTACTTTGGGGAGGGTAAGGAGGATGGAGGACCTGggtttgaagaagaagagcataTCAGTGCTGTTTTCACCATCCTTGCGTATCTTTACTCGTTTTGCGTATCTGATTATCTTCCACGCTTGAGAGGCCTTGATCTGGATGGCCATGAGAAAGTTATGGCTGGCGCTCTTGCAGTTATGCAAAAATATCACGATCCAATAATCGATGAGAGGATTCAACAGTGGCGCAATGGTGAGAAGGAGGACGTCGACGACTTGCTTGATGTCATGATTAGTATGAAAGATGCACATGATGACCCCATTCTTACCCCGGATGAGATCAAGGCTCAAATTACT GAAATTATGATCGCAACGGTAGACAATCCGTCGAATGCGGTAGAATGGGCACTAGCTGAGATGCTGAACCAGCCGGAGATAATGGAGAAAGCTGCGGAGGAAATAGATAGGGTTGTTGGAAGGGAGAGGCTGGTCCAAGAGACTGATTTCACTAACCTCAACTATGTCAAGGCATGCGCCAGAGAAGCCTTCAGGCTCCATCCAATTGCACCCTTCAATGTCCCGCATGTCTCTGTGGCTGATACAACTGTTGCCAATTACTTCATCCCGAAAGGGAGTCATGTGCTTCTTAGCCGCACTGGTCTGGGTCGCAACCCTAAATTCTGGGATGATCCACTCAAGTTCAAGCCAGAGCGGCACCTCAAGGGGGATGGGGTCTCACTGGCTCTAACTGAGTCAGAACTGCGCTTCATCTCCTTCAGCACCGGAATGCGTGGGTGCAAGGGCGTCCTGCTGGGGACTTCCATGACTGTCATGCTATTTGCAAGGCTGCTGCAGTGTTTCACTTGGACCATCCCACCAACTAGTCAGAAACCCATCGATCTGAGTGAGGCCAAGTACAATCTGTTTCTTGCCAATCCGCTCGTTGCTGTTGCCAAGCCCAGGCTTCCCTCCCATGTTTATGCGTCGCTCTCCCTCAACTAG